Below is a genomic region from Salinicoccus roseus.
ATCATAGCTTCCGTCATTGTCCCTGACTTCGACCATATTCTGTAGACTCGGGCTGGCAGCAGATGCCTGCTGGGACGCAAATCCAGTAAACATTAACATGAGTCCAAGAGCCATCACAATTCCTGTGAGGGTTTTCTGTTTCATATTCTTCCCCTACCTTCGCATATGTTACCTGGTATTTCTCTTCCCTTAAATCGGATGTTTAGACACGAAGTTTATCCTCATTTGATGTTATTCTACACTATAGTGCCAAACCCGTTTAAAGGCAACCAAAAGAAGACAATCTTCCAGAATCTTTCACAATTGACTCTAGTAGACTGTCTTCCCTTCACTACACATCACAATGGATTTTCAGACACATTTCTGAAGAAACGATGATGATGATTCACCCCATAGTGTCTAAACAGACTCCTGAAAAATAAAAATGACCATCCGTCATATGAATGCAGAATGGCCACACCTTCAGCAGTATCTAGGTCAGACTTTCCCTCACGACTTTCTTGTAGTGGACCAGTGACAGCAGTGCAAAAAGGGAATAGAAAAGTGCATATACACCCATCACAATCAGCATCGGCGTCCACATTTCAGTGCCAAAAAGGAACCATCCGGCGTTCACTGCGAAATAGGCATGCAGCAGGCCGATCAGCAGTGGCACCCCGAAGGTGATGATCATTTTGAACGATAGCCCCCTGATGATTTCACGTTCCGAAAAGCCGAGTTTCCTGAGTACATTGTAGCTCCCCTTTTCATCCTCGCTTTCGCCGACCTGCTTGAAATAGAGGATGCATCCTGATGTCACGAGAAAGGCGAAGCCGACAAAAGCAATGACGAACATTGTCATGCCAGAAGCCTGGAGCTGACCCGTTTGCTGCTGTATTTTCGATTCGAAGAGCGGGTTTTCCTCATGATCCATCATGTTCAATATATCCATGCTGTCGCCTTCAGTGATATCGATGGCATGCAACATCTTGACGCCCTGCTCCTGCACCTCTTCGGACTGATGCTCGGAGAGCTCCTGATAAACCGTTTCATCGACAATGGCTGTAGGTGAACCGTAGGAAACCATGCTCGGGAGAACCGCCGCCTCCTGTATGTCAACGAGTTCAAGGGAGCGTTCGTAGTCACCCGAGACGAATGTCATGGGTGCATGCAATGTATAGTTTATGAAGGTCTGCATGACACTCGGCGTGCCGGTGATGATGGTTTCATTGGGACCGAGTGCGACTGAACCAAAATGCGCCTCACTCACAACATTCACATACAGAGTCGAACCGTTAAAATCCAGTGCCTCGAGATCAGCGCTGATTGCACCTTCCGTCTTTGCCTCGTAGTCGACCGCCGGCATTTGGATGCTTTCGTAATCCACTCCTTCCTCATCGAGGAGGTCTTCATAGAATTCCAGCGCTTCCTCTTCATGGAACACGTAATCATGCGGCATCGTGTTTTCGACCATCTTCTCTGTAGAGTAGTAGGTGATATAGGACAGCGACATGAGGCCGATGCTGAGGGCACTGATGACGACGATCAGTGTCAGCAGGAATGCATTGGACTTCATCTTGAACATGATTCTCGTCAGGGAGAGGACATCCGTCACATTCACGTGTCCCTTCTTCGATTTTCTGATCATGTTCAGCACGAAGGCAACTGAAAACTTGAAAGTGATATATGTCCCGATGATCGTCAGCCCCAGTACACCGAATACAAGCAGAAAGATGAGCGTGATATTTTCCATCAGCTGTGTAGAGAAATAATAGCCGACTGCAACCATAACGAGGCCAAGGATGCCCATCAGCACTGTACCTGCACCGAGACGCCTTGTATCCGATTCGCTTGTACGGTTCATCGTCATCATCTGCAGCAGTCTTGTCCGCTTCAGGAAAATGAAATTCTGGATCATCAGCAGAATGAATATGCCGATGAACAGCAGCGCCGTCTTGCCCACTGCCGCCATTGAAAAGTTGAGTCCGACGGAAAGTTCGACCTGCATGATCCTGAGCAGGATCATCATCAGCATCCTCGACAGCAGGAACCCGAAAAGGATGCCCACCATCAGGCTGCCGAAGTAGATGATGGCATTCTCCAGCACCAGTATCCTGAACACTCTGCCCCGGTTGAGTCCGATGAGCTGGAAGAGCGCCAGTTCTTGGTTCCTCCGCTTCAGGAAAATCGTATTTGCGAACATTACGAACGTGACGATGATGACGATCAACAGGACTGAACCGACTATAAAGCCGGTAGACATCATCGTGCCTGAAGACAATTCCTCGGCGGCACTCTCGTCCTTCGACATAAGGACGAAAGAAAAGTACAGGGAAACGCTGAAAATGAGCGCGAAGATATACAATCCATAGTTTTTGATGTTCCTGAAGAAATTCTTCAGGATGATGCGGTTAAGATTCAACGCCGACACCGCCCAGCACGCTCTGTGTATTCATGATTTCCTTATAGAATTCCTCCTGGGGACGCCCGCCCCGACGCAGCGTCGAATATACCAGTCCATCCTTCAGGAAGATCACCCTGCCCGAGTAGCTTGCAGCAGTCGCGTCGTGTGTCACCATCATGATGGTGGACCGGCTTGCCACATTCATCTGCTGGAGTTTCTTAAGAAGATTGCTAGCCGACTTCGAGTCCAATGCCCCTGTCGGCTCATCGGCAAAAATGATTTTCGGCTGATGTATGAATGCCCGGGCGGCGCTGGTACGCTGCTGCTGGCCGCCGGATATTTCATTCGGATACTTTCCACTCAGTTCATGGATGCCGAGTTCCCCGGCCACCCGTTCGAACTGACGGTCCACCTCATCCTTCTTCATATTCCGAATGGACAGCGGAAGCAGGATATTCTCCTTCACAGTCAGTGTATCAAGCAGGTTGTATTCCTGGAAGATGAACCCGAGATCATTCTTTCTGAAGTGCGCAAGCTGCTTGTCCTTCATTTGGGTAATATCCGCGCCTTCAATCTGTATATGGCCGCTGCTCACACGATCGATTGAGCTCAGTACATTGAGCAGGGTTGTCTTCCCGGACCCTGATGCCCCCATGATGGATACGAATTCACCCTTTTCGATATTCATATCAATCCCTTTCAGTACTTCTGTCCGGTTGAATCTGTTGCCATAGGACTTTTTGATGTCCTTTGCTTCCAGTATCATAATGACGCCTCCATCTGTTTTTTATCATACTTATATTCTATATGTATCCTGTCGGACAATCGTTCGATTTACATGACAGAAACAGAAGACCATGTGACATTTTCGTCACATGGTCTTCACTCTATGGAAAGTATTCTGCCCCGGAAAAATGATTACGACCCGTGTGCCTTCCCCATATTCGGAATCCACTTCAATTTTCATATTCATGGCCGCTGCAGCTTCCTGTGCAAGGTACAGCCCCATGCCGGTTGCCTGTGCATCCTCATGATCGCTGGTCGATGTAAAGCCTGCTTCGAATATCCGGGGGAGGTCCTCACTCCGAATTCCCCTGCCATGGTCGGTGACAGTGAGGACAAGCCGCCCATCTTCCATGGCGCTGCTGATGCGCACATCATCATCATCCGTATATTTGACACTGTTTGTAATGATCTGGTCAAGGATGAACGTGAGCCATTTGACATCCGTCTCCACTTCTTGTACTGCCAGGTCGATATCAAAGCCGACCCCCTTCTCCATGCACAGGCGTCTGACCTTCTGGATGCTCCGCCTTACAAGCGGTTCAATTTCAACGCTTTCGAAATAGAGGTCATTCCGGATGTTCGGCAGGCGCTTCATATACAGCATCTCATTCAGCATGCCATCAAGCCGCTGCCATTCATTGGCAAGCTTCGCCTTCTCCCGGCCTTCCAGATCGTCGATCAGCAGATTCATCGTCGTCATAGGCATCTTCATGTCATGGATCCAGCGGGTAAGGCCGTCCAGGCTTTCCTTCGTTCGGCCAGACTCCGCGTCCAGCCGCTCGTCATGCGAGCGCTTCACCCTGATCAGACGCTCATGGATGGCCTGCTGCTCGGCCGTGACGGGCAGGGGCAGTGTGTCGATGTCCTCCACTTTCTCCAGGGAAAGCAGTTCCCTCTTATACTGCATCCCCCTCGTATACTGCCATGCCACGAAAATGACGAGGAGCACACTATTGATGGCGACGATATAGAGGACGGAAAGATCCGGGATGGACGCATCCAGAAGCCCAAGCAGGAGGATCATTCCATTGAAAAGGAGGAACAGGAGCCACCAGGGCAGGTGCTGCTTCAGATACATCAGTCTCACTCCTTCAGCATATAGCCTATTCCGGTTTTTGTAATAATGGCATCCTCAAGACCCATCTCCTCGAGCTTTTTGCGTATGCGGTTGATATTGACGGTCAGCGTATTATCACTGATGAACTTCGCATCATCCCACAACTGTTCGATAAGCGTCTCCCTTGGAACCACCTGATTCCTGCTTCCGATGAGTATGGAGAGGATGAAGGATTCGTTTTTGGTAAGGTCAAGGACAGTCCCCTCCCTCGAGACCGTGAGCTTTTTGAAGTCAAACACCGCGTCACGGAATCCGACCACATCAACCTCCTGCTGCCTGTACTGGTAGGCACGTCTCAGGAGCGCCTGGACCTTCGCCACCAGTACTTCGAAGTTGAAGGGTTTCTGTATATAGTCGTCGCTGCCCATCTGCATGCTCATCACCATATCCGACGGATGATCCCGTGAAGACAGGAAGATGATCGGCACGCTCGATATATCGCGGATCCGCCTGCACCAGTAGAACCCGTCATATTTCGGCAGCGTAATATCGATGATGACCAGGTCCGGCTCAGACTGGATGAAGTCATGCACGACATTGCCGAAATCGGACACCCCCGTGACCGTGTGATTCCATTCCTCAAGGCGTGATTTCAATTCGTCATAAAGCGTCATGTCGTCTTCAACAATGAATATTTTCGACATTATGGCTTCCCCCGATTTCTTTTGAGAAAAATAAATATCCAGTTCCCATTATAGAGGAAACTGGATATTTTGCATCGTTTTCTATGACTGTATCGTGTAGTCCGTCTGCATGTCCCACTCATGGACCTCATAATGACGGGCGCCGCTTGTCACATATGGATCCTGTCTGACGAGGGCTTCTACCGCTTCAAGTGATTCTCCCCGATAGATGACGAGCCCGCCGGCGCCATCGGCAAACCTTCCATACATGAAAACATTCCCGGCTTCCCTCTGATCCTTCAGGAAGTCGAGGTGCTGCTGACGGTATTCCTTACTTTTCTGTGCATCCTTCATTGGTGCCAATGCTGCAAAATATTTCATTCCATCCCTCTTTCCAAATATTCTTTCCTATATATTACCATTATATCTCAGTTTTCTTCTATATCTGTTTGGCTTTCAGGAGCAGCCTCAGGAAATAGGGGCCGCCGATCAGTGCCACTACGATGCCCGTCGGGATGATCATCGGGGCAAGGAGAAGCTTGCCGACAAGATCCGCTCCTGTGAGGAGCACCCCGCCGATCAGCAGGGAAGAGAAGAACAGGACCTTCATATTCTGACCGAACAGGAGCCTTGAGATGTGCGGTGCAATCAGACCGATGAAGCTTATGGCACCACATACGCTCACCGCAAGGCTCGAGAGCATCGCAGACAGGATGATCAGAATGATCTTTTCCTTGTTCACATTCATGCCAAATCCGATCAGCATTTCATCATCCAGGTTCAGCATCCCCATCTCCCTGATGCGGAAGAAGACAAAAGCCGCGATGATCAGGATATACGGCACCGATATGAAGACGAACGGCCATGTATCCCCCCATATGTTACCGGCGAAATAACGGTTCAGCATCTCCATCTGGGTTTCGTCGAACATGGACGTGAATACATAGACGAATCCAGTCACTCCCATCGCCGTAGCAATACCGATGAGGATGAATATGTTGCTTTTGAACGTCCCGCCCATGAATGACAGGAAGAAGATGATGAGTACCGTCGCCAAGCCCCCGATGAAGCTCATCAGAGGCAGTGCATACAGGTGCTGGCTCATAGACCCGCTGACGAACATGATGAAGAGGACCACGCCGAATCCGCTGCCGGCATTGACACCGATGATGCCTGGATCGGCAAGTGGATTCTTCGAGATGACCTGCAGTATGAGACCGCTCAGTGCAAGGGCGGCGCCACAGACCAGGGTGACGATGATGCGCGGCATCCTGAACTCGAACAGTACGAGCCGCACATCCTCCCCTGCCTGATTGATCAGCAGATCTATCAGGTCGCCAGGAGCCAGACTGAAGGTTCCCGTAAGCAGATGAGTGACTACGATTGCGATGAGCAGGGCGATGATGATGATGAATTTCATACTGTTACGCATATTTCCGCCCCCGCTTCTTGATGATATAGATGAAGAAAGGCAGGCCAATCACCGCAATGATGGCGTTGACAGGTGTTTCATTGAACACTCTGGCGAACATGTCGGACAGGGCGAATATCATCGCTCCGAGCATCCCGGTATAGATGATGGTGAACCGGTGCATATTGCCGAAAAGCATTTTGACGATGTGGGGCACAAGCAATCCCAGGAACACCACGTTACCCACCATGGCGACGGCCATGCTTGCAAGCATGATGGCAAGAACCAGCGTCACTCCGCGATAGAGTGTCTGATTCTGGCCGAGCGAAACCGCCATTTCGTCCCCGAACAGAAGGATATCAAGCTCTTTCGCCAAAAAGAGCAGTACCGTGACGAGCACCAGGGCAATCGGAAAGACCAGGACGATGTTCGACATCGACTGTCCGGCAGCACCGCCTGCCGTGAAGAACGCAACATACTGGCCCAGGCCGAATGTGATCACCAGAAAATCCGTCACCGCATAAAGCAGGAGGCTGATTCCAGCGCCGGCCAGGATCAGGTGCATCGGGGAACGGTAGCGGGTCATTGAAAGGATCACCAGCCCGACCAGCATGCCACCGATGAAACCGATGCCCATCACCCCGATGAATGGCAGTGTAGGCAGCAGCAGTGCCCCGACGATGATCGCCAGGTTGGCCCCGGCATTGATGCCGAGTATGCTCGGCTCACTCAGGTCATTGTGCGTGACGGACTGGAGGACGAGACCCGATATGCTGATCATGAAACCGGCGAGAAGTGCGCCGAGCACACGGGGCATCCGGATTTCGTACAGGATCTGATGGGCCTGATCCGTCATGTCCAGGCTGAAGATCACCTCAAGCACCTGCTGGAGCGTGTATGTATTCGTTCCGAACATCATCGCTGCCACAAAAGACAAAAGAATGCCCATCGCTACGATGGGCAAAGGATACCATTTACGATCCATGCTGGACCTCTTTGACTGTCTGGCAGAACAGATCGTAATCTGCAAGAATCGGTTTGCCTGTCAGCGGATCGATGGTGATTTTTCCATTGATGTTGAATACATTGTTCAGGATGTCATTTGTCAGCACATCGGTCGGATGGCCACTTTCTATGATTTCACCCTGATCCATGATGATGAGGTGATCGGAATATTTTATTGCGTGGTTGATGTCATGCAGCACCATCACGACCGTCTGCTTCGTCTGTTCATTCAGCCGTTTGACGATGTTAAGTGTCTCAAGCTGGTGGTGGATGTCGAGATATGTCGTCGGTTCGTCGAGCAGCAGGACGTCTGCCCCCTGCGCGAGGAGCAGGCTGATCCATACGCGCTGTGCCTGACCACCCGAGAGTTCACTCATCATGCGTTCGCTGAACTCGATGGCGCCGGTCTCCTTGAGTGCCCAATCGATGATCTTGTAATCATCCGGTTTCAGGCTCTGGAACCGTTTCAGATGGGGATACCGGCTGAAGCTCACCAGGTCGCGCACTTTGACATCATACTGGAGACGGTTCTTCTGGGAGAGTATGCCGACCTTTTTGGCGACATCCTTCGACTTCATCTGACGGATGTCCATATCGTTGATATAGACACCGCCCTCCTTGGCTGAGATGATTCTCGAAATCGTCTTCAGCATCGTCGACTTGCCGCAGCCGTTCGGGCCGATGATGGTCGTCACCTTGCCCTCCACCAGTTCCATATTGATGCGGTTGAGGATCGTGCGCTCATTCAGTTCGACTTTTATATCTTTCAGCATTACACTCGTCATCCATGACACCTGCCTATTTTTATTTCGTCAATGCGTCTACAATGATCTCCTTCTGATATTCCAATGAATAAGGGTCGTTATAGTAGAATGTCGGGGAATCGAATTCGATGACATTGTCATTCTGTACAGCGTCGAGGCCGTTCCATACTTCCGTGTCCTTGTAGGCATTGTCCGCACCGGAATCGCCTGTGCCGACGAACATGTAGTCGCCCGCATATTTCTCTATCTCCTCAGCGGAAATCTTCTTCCAGCCGGCTTCGACGACTTCGTCCTGGACGGCTTCAGGCACTTTTACATCCAGTCCCTGATAGATGATTTCGGTGCCGCGGCCCCAGTTTGTACCATATACATATATGTCTTTGGCGAACTGTTCTATGACGCTTGCGGTTGTGTCTTCACCGATTGCTTCCTGGACCACTTCGCGGTCCTCTTCAAGTTCTGCTTCCCAGTTCTCGATCCACTCTTCCGCCTTCTCTTCATTGCCTGTAATCTTGCCGAGCTCCCTGTGGATGTCAAGATAGTTCCACTTGGCATAATCGATTGGAATTGTAGGAGCTACCGCTTCCAGTTTATCTAAATTTTCGTCGGAATTAAAGGTAATTATCAAATCCGGGTCAACGTTCATCACTTGTTCAATATTTCCCTCTTCAATCAGCTCGATACCCTCAGTGTATGGCTCGAGCACTTCGCTTTCCGTCACCCTCGCATGTGCGCCGACAACGTTGGCATCCATATGCATCAGATTCCCGAAATAGCTCATCCCGAGGATGACGATGCGCTGGGGGTCTTCAGGGATCTCAATCTCTTCTCCTGCATCCGTAGTATATGTAACCATTTCTCCGGATTCATTGGAGCCGCCCCCTGCTTCCCCAGCTGCAGATTCGTCCGTAGCCTCTTCCGATGATTCTTCTGAATTGCCGCATGCCGCAAGAACCAGTACCATAAGCAGTGCGAATAAACTGATGAATTTCTTCATTTCCCTACCCCATTTTAAATTTATTTGAAATCGCGAGATTGATAATCATTCTCATTGACTATATAATAAACGAGAATAGAGAATATTTCAATAGAAAAGAGGAAAGGCCATGAATATTTCTGACACACTCATCATAGGCGGAGGGCCTGCAGGTTTGTATGCAAGTTTCTATGCAGGGCTGCGCGGCATGAGTGTCCAGCTCATCGATCATCATTCGGAACTTGGCGGAAAACTCAATATATATCCCGAGAAGATAATCTGGGACATCGGTGGCATACCCCCTCAGCCGGCCGAGGACATCAAGCAGCAGATGATCACCCAGGCAAAGACCTTCCATCCTGAAATCCATGTATCGACTACATGCCAATCGGTCATCCGACACGCGGACCATTTCGAAACCGTCACCGACCGGGGATCCTTCTACAGCCGGACACTGATCATCGCCTCCGGACGCGGCATCTTCACTCCAGTCAGGTTGAAGATCGAAGGCGCTGAAGCATACGAACTGACGAACCTCCACTATACCGTCAAAAGGCTCGAACGCTTCAAAGACCGGAATGTGCTCATCTCAGGCGCCGGCAATACGGCGGTCGACTGGGCGGATGCACTCTCGGAAGTCGCTGCCTCGGTCACGATGGTCTACAGGAGTGAAGAAATGAAGGGGCATGAAGCGATGATCGCCTCCCTTCACCGGAAAGATAATATTCAGATGTGCGCGCAGTGTGAAATAGAGATGCTCCATCCGAACGATGCGGGTGATGCCATCGCCTCGGTCAAACTCAATAATGGCCTGTCACTCGATGTCGACGATGTCCTTGTCAGCCACGGCTATGAATCGAACTGTGAATTCCTCACTTCCCTTGAAGGCGACATCAGATACAACGACCATCAGATGATCAAGACCCATGACGTCGCGGACACACCTGTGCCCGGCATCTATGCCTGCGGCGACCAGGTAGTCTATGACGGCAAAGTCCGCCTGATCGCCGGATGCTTCACAGAGGCCGCACAGGCCGCAAACCATGCGAAGACATTCATCAAATCGGATGCCCCTGAAGACGGCATGGTCTCTTCACACAATGACATCTTCAAGGAAAAGAACAAGGCTCTGATAAGGAAAATGCACTGATCAATCAATAGACTTCTCATGTCGGGCTCTCCTCCGTCCTTCCGGCAGACCAGTCCGACATCTTTATGGCAGCGAAAGCTGCTTCTTTTTATTGTACCTCCATTGTCCTTGATGTAAGTTTGACTTGGTTGTTTTCAGCAGATATGTCACTCACCAATCCAGTATATTTGCCAGCTTTTCAGATATCTGCCTTGGCTCACTCATGCTGTCGAACTCGAATTTTTCGCCATTGATGAAGACAGTCGGAACAACCAAAATTGAACGTTCCAGCGCCTCCTTTGTAATATCGAGGCTCAAGTTCATCGTGCTCCTCTGCTCCTGGCAGCCATACTCCTGCTCCATCATCTGTTCGATTTCCCCACTGTCGAGATGCGCCCATTCCTTCTGCGTCAAGAACAGGGACTTCATGATTTCATACGCTTCATTCGGCTGGTTGTAGTCTATGAAAAGGTTCGCTATCGTTCCGTGAAGCAGCCGCACCTTCGGTTTGTCATAATGCTTGATGGTGTAGCGTACTTCCCCCGATTCGACACGCGGCATCACAGCTTCGTGCGCAGCCAGGAAGAAGTTCAGGCAATACGGACAGGCGGTGTTAAGAAAAACTTCAACATGCTTTTTGGCCCCATCCGGTCCAAAGCTTAAAGGTGGTGCATATTCCATATTCATGGTATCCCCTCCAATATATTATTTTTGCCACTCAAGTATAGAGCAAAGTGCAATCGTTGTGAAGATTCGTTCATGTTGTGCTTTGAATTATTCAAATAAAGCGT
It encodes:
- a CDS encoding FtsX-like permease family protein translates to MNLNRIILKNFFRNIKNYGLYIFALIFSVSLYFSFVLMSKDESAAEELSSGTMMSTGFIVGSVLLIVIIVTFVMFANTIFLKRRNQELALFQLIGLNRGRVFRILVLENAIIYFGSLMVGILFGFLLSRMLMMILLRIMQVELSVGLNFSMAAVGKTALLFIGIFILLMIQNFIFLKRTRLLQMMTMNRTSESDTRRLGAGTVLMGILGLVMVAVGYYFSTQLMENITLIFLLVFGVLGLTIIGTYITFKFSVAFVLNMIRKSKKGHVNVTDVLSLTRIMFKMKSNAFLLTLIVVISALSIGLMSLSYITYYSTEKMVENTMPHDYVFHEEEALEFYEDLLDEEGVDYESIQMPAVDYEAKTEGAISADLEALDFNGSTLYVNVVSEAHFGSVALGPNETIITGTPSVMQTFINYTLHAPMTFVSGDYERSLELVDIQEAAVLPSMVSYGSPTAIVDETVYQELSEHQSEEVQEQGVKMLHAIDITEGDSMDILNMMDHEENPLFESKIQQQTGQLQASGMTMFVIAFVGFAFLVTSGCILYFKQVGESEDEKGSYNVLRKLGFSEREIIRGLSFKMIITFGVPLLIGLLHAYFAVNAGWFLFGTEMWTPMLIVMGVYALFYSLFALLSLVHYKKVVRESLT
- a CDS encoding ABC transporter ATP-binding protein produces the protein MMILEAKDIKKSYGNRFNRTEVLKGIDMNIEKGEFVSIMGASGSGKTTLLNVLSSIDRVSSGHIQIEGADITQMKDKQLAHFRKNDLGFIFQEYNLLDTLTVKENILLPLSIRNMKKDEVDRQFERVAGELGIHELSGKYPNEISGGQQQRTSAARAFIHQPKIIFADEPTGALDSKSASNLLKKLQQMNVASRSTIMMVTHDATAASYSGRVIFLKDGLVYSTLRRGGRPQEEFYKEIMNTQSVLGGVGVES
- a CDS encoding sensor histidine kinase, translating into MYLKQHLPWWLLFLLFNGMILLLGLLDASIPDLSVLYIVAINSVLLVIFVAWQYTRGMQYKRELLSLEKVEDIDTLPLPVTAEQQAIHERLIRVKRSHDERLDAESGRTKESLDGLTRWIHDMKMPMTTMNLLIDDLEGREKAKLANEWQRLDGMLNEMLYMKRLPNIRNDLYFESVEIEPLVRRSIQKVRRLCMEKGVGFDIDLAVQEVETDVKWLTFILDQIITNSVKYTDDDDVRISSAMEDGRLVLTVTDHGRGIRSEDLPRIFEAGFTSTSDHEDAQATGMGLYLAQEAAAAMNMKIEVDSEYGEGTRVVIIFPGQNTFHRVKTM
- a CDS encoding response regulator transcription factor encodes the protein MSKIFIVEDDMTLYDELKSRLEEWNHTVTGVSDFGNVVHDFIQSEPDLVIIDITLPKYDGFYWCRRIRDISSVPIIFLSSRDHPSDMVMSMQMGSDDYIQKPFNFEVLVAKVQALLRRAYQYRQQEVDVVGFRDAVFDFKKLTVSREGTVLDLTKNESFILSILIGSRNQVVPRETLIEQLWDDAKFISDNTLTVNINRIRKKLEEMGLEDAIITKTGIGYMLKE
- a CDS encoding YciI family protein, coding for MKYFAALAPMKDAQKSKEYRQQHLDFLKDQREAGNVFMYGRFADGAGGLVIYRGESLEAVEALVRQDPYVTSGARHYEVHEWDMQTDYTIQS
- a CDS encoding FecCD family ABC transporter permease, whose amino-acid sequence is MRNSMKFIIIIALLIAIVVTHLLTGTFSLAPGDLIDLLINQAGEDVRLVLFEFRMPRIIVTLVCGAALALSGLILQVISKNPLADPGIIGVNAGSGFGVVLFIMFVSGSMSQHLYALPLMSFIGGLATVLIIFFLSFMGGTFKSNIFILIGIATAMGVTGFVYVFTSMFDETQMEMLNRYFAGNIWGDTWPFVFISVPYILIIAAFVFFRIREMGMLNLDDEMLIGFGMNVNKEKIILIILSAMLSSLAVSVCGAISFIGLIAPHISRLLFGQNMKVLFFSSLLIGGVLLTGADLVGKLLLAPMIIPTGIVVALIGGPYFLRLLLKAKQI
- a CDS encoding FecCD family ABC transporter permease is translated as MDRKWYPLPIVAMGILLSFVAAMMFGTNTYTLQQVLEVIFSLDMTDQAHQILYEIRMPRVLGALLAGFMISISGLVLQSVTHNDLSEPSILGINAGANLAIIVGALLLPTLPFIGVMGIGFIGGMLVGLVILSMTRYRSPMHLILAGAGISLLLYAVTDFLVITFGLGQYVAFFTAGGAAGQSMSNIVLVFPIALVLVTVLLFLAKELDILLFGDEMAVSLGQNQTLYRGVTLVLAIMLASMAVAMVGNVVFLGLLVPHIVKMLFGNMHRFTIIYTGMLGAMIFALSDMFARVFNETPVNAIIAVIGLPFFIYIIKKRGRKYA
- a CDS encoding ABC transporter ATP-binding protein, with translation MTSVMLKDIKVELNERTILNRINMELVEGKVTTIIGPNGCGKSTMLKTISRIISAKEGGVYINDMDIRQMKSKDVAKKVGILSQKNRLQYDVKVRDLVSFSRYPHLKRFQSLKPDDYKIIDWALKETGAIEFSERMMSELSGGQAQRVWISLLLAQGADVLLLDEPTTYLDIHHQLETLNIVKRLNEQTKQTVVMVLHDINHAIKYSDHLIIMDQGEIIESGHPTDVLTNDILNNVFNINGKITIDPLTGKPILADYDLFCQTVKEVQHGS
- a CDS encoding ABC transporter substrate-binding protein, translating into MKKFISLFALLMVLVLAACGNSEESSEEATDESAAGEAGGGSNESGEMVTYTTDAGEEIEIPEDPQRIVILGMSYFGNLMHMDANVVGAHARVTESEVLEPYTEGIELIEEGNIEQVMNVDPDLIITFNSDENLDKLEAVAPTIPIDYAKWNYLDIHRELGKITGNEEKAEEWIENWEAELEEDREVVQEAIGEDTTASVIEQFAKDIYVYGTNWGRGTEIIYQGLDVKVPEAVQDEVVEAGWKKISAEEIEKYAGDYMFVGTGDSGADNAYKDTEVWNGLDAVQNDNVIEFDSPTFYYNDPYSLEYQKEIIVDALTK
- a CDS encoding NAD(P)/FAD-dependent oxidoreductase: MNISDTLIIGGGPAGLYASFYAGLRGMSVQLIDHHSELGGKLNIYPEKIIWDIGGIPPQPAEDIKQQMITQAKTFHPEIHVSTTCQSVIRHADHFETVTDRGSFYSRTLIIASGRGIFTPVRLKIEGAEAYELTNLHYTVKRLERFKDRNVLISGAGNTAVDWADALSEVAASVTMVYRSEEMKGHEAMIASLHRKDNIQMCAQCEIEMLHPNDAGDAIASVKLNNGLSLDVDDVLVSHGYESNCEFLTSLEGDIRYNDHQMIKTHDVADTPVPGIYACGDQVVYDGKVRLIAGCFTEAAQAANHAKTFIKSDAPEDGMVSSHNDIFKEKNKALIRKMH
- a CDS encoding thioredoxin domain-containing protein, yielding MNMEYAPPLSFGPDGAKKHVEVFLNTACPYCLNFFLAAHEAVMPRVESGEVRYTIKHYDKPKVRLLHGTIANLFIDYNQPNEAYEIMKSLFLTQKEWAHLDSGEIEQMMEQEYGCQEQRSTMNLSLDITKEALERSILVVPTVFINGEKFEFDSMSEPRQISEKLANILDW